In Helianthus annuus cultivar XRQ/B chromosome 3, HanXRQr2.0-SUNRISE, whole genome shotgun sequence, a single window of DNA contains:
- the LOC110929535 gene encoding phenylcoumaran benzylic ether reductase Pyrc5, with translation MLKALGRCTLFNKHRPPGNRRRNKMAEKSKILIIGGTGYIGKFIVEASAKYGHPTFLLVRESTLSDPSKSALIDSFKKSGVHFVTGDLYDHESLVKAIKQVDVVISTVGHLQLGDQGNIIAAIKEAGNVKKFYPSEFGNDVDRTHAVEPAKTAFATKAGIRRAIEAENIPHTYISSNCFAGYFLPTLAQPGVTAPPRDKVVILGDGNAKAVYNDEHDIGTYTIKTVDDPRTLNKIVYIKPPANIYSFNELISLWEKKIGKTLEKVYLSEDQVLKNIQESPVPLNVVLSISHSILVKGDQTNFEIKPSFGVEASALYPDVKYTTVDEYLNRFV, from the exons ATGCTTAAAGCCCTTGGCCGTTGCACTCTTTTTAACAAACATCGACCACCCGGAAACCGTCGTAGAAACAAAATGGCCGAGAAGAGTAAGATTCTGATCATTGGAGGAACTGGTTACATCGGAAAATTCATCGTTGAGGCGAGCGCCAAATATGGCCATCCTACTTTCCTCCTAGTCAGGGAATCAACACTCTCCGATCCTTCAAAATCCGCTCTCATCGACTCGTTTAAGAAATCCGGCGTTCATTTTGTCACT GGTGACTTGTATGATCATGAGAGTCTTGTTAAGGCGATAAAGCAGGTAGATGTTGTGATCTCGACGGTAGGTCACCTACAACTTGGTGATCAAGGTAATATTATTGCCGCGATCAAAGAAGCTGGTAACGTCAAG AAATTCTACCCGTCAGAGTTTGGAAATGATGTGGACCGTACACACGCCGTGGAGCCGGCCAAAACAGCTTTTGCAACCAAGGCTGGGATTCGTCGTGCCATTGAAGCTGAAAATATCCCTCATACCTACATTTCTTCCAATTGTTTCGCCGGTTATTTCCTTCCAACATTGGCGCAACCAGGTGTCACCGCTCCGCCGAGGGATAAGGTTGTGATATTAGGTGATGGAAACGCAAAAG CTGTTTACAATGATGAACATGACATTGGAACATACACCATTAAAACTGTGGATGATCCAAGAACACTCAACAAGATCGTGTATATCAAGCCTCCTGCTAACATCTACTCGTTCAATGAACTCATATCGTTGTGGGAGAAAAAGATCGGAAAAACATTGGAGAAGGTTTATCTTTCTGAAGatcaagttttgaagaacatacAAG AATCTCCGGTTCCATTGAATGTGGTGTTATCAATCTCTCATTCGATCCTTGTGAAGGGAGATCAAACAAACTTTGAGATCAAGCCATCATTTGGGGTGGAAGCTTCTGCACTTTATCCTGATGTGAAATACACTACGGTTGACGAGTATCTCAACCGTTTCGTGTGA